A region of the Vanrija pseudolonga chromosome 2, complete sequence genome:
CTACACCGGCCTGATCGTTCATTTCTTCCTCCACCCCAGCGTCATACAGAGAGACCCATATGCATGCCAGCGGAGACGCATCCATGGTCCGGTACCCCGCACCGACCAGCCGAACATTTACAGACAAACGATGAAAACACCACCGATTCTCATCGTCAGCGAGTCAGTGCCTAGTGTGTCTGTCCCCGCTAATGACGTTATGGTGCGGGGGTTAGAGGGGTTGAGGCTGATTATCGATGGCGGCGATACATGCGCTCCACAAGGTTCCGTGCCAtgtggcgggcggggtgtgCATGGCCTGCGTGTGTGCGAGTCGGCGTGCAGATGGACTCGATTGCATGTAACGCTGGCCGGAGCATGGTCGACTctgtcgaggagcttgccgtGCGTTGGCATCGAGGGGTCGACCCACTCTGGGATGGTGGATGCATCACCCAGATGCACAGGCAAGCCTCCACCGCGGCCGGAAACGCCTTGTTCCGACACGGACCAGGCTGCTCCACGATAAAGGAATGCAGGGGAGCCGACCCGAGGCCGGCCATCCTGCCTTGGCTGGCGCGGGTATGCAATGACGGCGTGGAAGGTACACATGTGCGGCGACCAATTCGTTTGCTGCATCTCGACGGGCGCGTGTTACGGCACGGGCACCGCGTGCTCTACTAGACGCCGCTACCGGCGCCGCGGATGATGTCGCTGCTTGCTGCGGCTGCCACCTATGTACCTGCTTTGAAACAATCAAGCACCACATGCCACAGACGTCGGTGCGCCCAGTGCGGCGGTAGCGTCgcggcaccgtcggcgccgtggctgTAGAAGCACTATGGCCGCACGATCGaatcgacgccgagcgagggagcgagcgagcgagtgacgACAGCACGCACGGCCAGCACCATGACCACAGAAGCGACCCGAATTGCAAGAGCCAGCTCCGCGAATCAAGGGCCGCTCAGCCGGCGCCAGGGCAGAAAcgaccgagccgagctgCCCATGCCGTAAGGCTGCCGGCATAGTGGCACCCCTCGTACAGGTGAAAACAAACCCACTCACCTTCATATGCACCACACAAACCATCATTAACAAAGTCCGATCCTGTGCCGAGAAGCGGGGTCCGACGCGGAGCGAAATGGCGTGGATGCGTGTTGCGTGCTCCTCATTCTTTTTCTTTGCCTGCCTCGTTCAAGATGGCCCGCTCGCGGTTCCGAGCCGCAGTACACGACCGGTGCGCGGACATTCGTGTGCCAAGCGAGTGCAGATCACACAGTGACACCCCTTTCATTAGCGCGAGCAGTGGTTACTGTAAGTCGTCcgcgaggagggagggggggttGGGTCCTGGAACCCACCCTGTTCTCCGACGGGGAGATCGCTTGGCCACAATCTCTCCGATGTCGCCTCGTGAAGACGGCAACAGCGACAGAGGGGCCGTTGTTCGGGACACACTGGCGTGTACCTCACGAACCCGGCCGGGCATGGTCCGTCTGGGTGACATGCCAGAGCTAGTGCCACATTTGTGGCTTTCGGACGTCATGTGGAATCCACATCGTCATACTgtatcgacgacgactgagTGTCAAGGCATGACAACAGTGCCTCTGGtccgttgttgttgttgacatGCAACCAAGCTGGCGAGCCCAAACCGTCAGGTTCACCTGTACGGCATTAGAGTTGGGTCAAACGATACGCGGCCGGGGACGGAGGATCACGCCACAGGCCACTGGTGTGTACATATGTGTAGGCTGTCGCTGTTCATGTGCAGAGGACAGTCTAAGCCAAATGGGCGACAAAGCGAGGGAAGAAAGGTCGAGGAACAGCTGATGAGTAGCCATGGTGCAGATATGTGCAGTCTCCGACATGATCCCCGCTCTGGCGGAAAGGTACCCCTGCCGCCGATATGTCATCCGCATGTTATCCCCCAGTCATCGACTTTTGTTCATCTCCCTccttccccctcctccctcttcATTACCCCTGTTTACAGTACCACACAGGTCTGGTCTTTTGAGCAGTCGGGAGTGGAGCACGCACGGCCCGGACCTCGCCAGACATGGGTGACCAAACCCCGCACAGGCCGACAAGGACCGCGTGACTTGTCTGCCGACGTTATTCTCCGCTTCCAGGTCCGGGAATCACCACATCCCCTCCCATTTCAACAAAACTGGGTTGCATTATTACCATATAGTCTATACCGATTCAAAGAATGACATCGAGTGGGCTCGGTTCGCCCACCGGTTGGCGTGGTATTACAATCAGATTGGACAAGCACGCGGTGGAGTTGGCGGTATACACAAATGTTCAcaagggggaggggagcgagCGGGTGACATGCTCGGGAGGAGAGCGGGAGTGCAGCTCGGGGATAGAGCTCGAGTTGACGACGTAGGGGGAAGCGAGTAGCGAGTAGTGGGTCAAGCGAAGGCCAAACTGCCACTAATCCGCTCAAGTGGCCGGGCCAACAGCATTGAGACTTGTCGCCTTACGAGCTTGCTGTTCCGACAACGCGTTGTACGCCTTATCTCCTAATAGAGTCGTACCTGTTGATGTCAGCCTTCCAAATCCATGAACGCTTCGCTTCCGCGGAGGCTGGCACACCACAGGGCCTGTTCAACTCACGTAGGGGGGATCTCGGCGCCACTGGCATCGGCTTCGACGAAGGCGCCACCGTCCTGGTGAACAGTGACAGGCGCCGGAGGAGAAGCCGCGCCGCTGGGGCCGGCAGTAGGTGAAGTCACGTTCTGCACACGGAAGCGCTGAGACTCCTGgtacgcctcgcgctgcttctcGGACATTTCGGGACCAGAACCAGTGGCGACCGCCTGGGGGAATGCCGTGACGGCCTGGGCACCGtagccaccaccagcaccgaaACCGGCGTAGCCAGCAGTCGAGGTAGCCGACGATGTGCCGTGCGAGCGGCTCTCAAAACCGGCGTTGCTGTGGGGCCCACCCGACGCCTGGGAGACGGGGCCACCGTGGAACTGGCTCGTTTCAGGCGAGTGGACACTGGTAGACGCAActcccgccgagctgccctGGTAGTCGTAGGGGTCGACAGTGGGTGCTCCAGCAGTGTCGGAGAGGTCGATGGCCGCGTGGTTCTGGGGACGAGCAGGGTCAAACTGCAGGATTAGTCAAGTGACCTGGATATGCGCGCTCGGGCGCGGCCGTCCAACTTACCATCatgtcgtcaaagtcgtcgcgGTAcgacttgcgcttcttgcggAAGATGAAgagggcgatggcgaggatgacAAGGAGACCACCaacaccgccgacgacaccaccgacAATGGCGCCCGTGTCTGTGCGCGTGTCAGTCAATACTCAAAACAGGGACGCGTCTGCCCAGGCACACTCACTCGACTTGGAGCCGCCCTTGGAAGCACCGATGGTCGTGACAGCGCCGCTGGTCGAGACAACGACATCGCCGTTTGGTTGTGTGCTGGTAATATAGCTAAAGGAACTGGTCAGCAAGGGCTAGGATCTCGGAGGGCAGTGAGACATTGCTGTGCTCAGCGTGGCCACTCACACGATGCTCGTTATggtgctgccggcgccgccaccgccgctgctcgacgggTGACTAGTCGGACTGCCGGACGACGCGCCAGGAGACGAAGGTCCGTTCGAAGGACTCGCGCTGGACGAGGGGCCGTTGCTCACCGGCGGTTCGGAAGCAGAGGCCGACGGGCCGTTggaaggcgacgccgacgtaGGCCCATTCGAGGGGCTTTCCGactgcgccgaggacgaggggggcggggccgcgctcgaggtggtcgtcggcTCGTGAGAAGACGAGGGAGGGGGCGCCTccgacgagggcgggggagcgggcgtggtcgggggcggcgcgaccgGGGGAGTCGTGGTGGCGGGAGAAGCTGGTCTTGTTAGATCGATGGGAATGAGTCTCGTGAGGCTGAAGCTCATGGTGTGGGatgtgggggtgggcgatGCGAGGCGATGCGAGGGGGGGTAGGAACGTGGAGGATGAGAGAGGAGAGTGATAAGGACAAAGGAGGTGACGGCCGCGAGCAAAAAGTGAAAGAGAAGGTTGCGAGTTGGAAGGGGGatcgtgcgcgcgctctACTCTGAGACAACaagcatcatcatcgtcatcaccatcatcatcaccgtGTTGCATGACAcggacacgacgacgacggccacgagAGACGACGCCAGTCGCGATAGCGGTGCACCGCACCTCCCCCGCACCCTGCCATCAACCTGAATCAACCAACATGGGCATGGGCACTGGTCTTGAATGTCTCCGACTGGTCGTTGACTCGGCATCGCTCTCGACCCCGAACGACGCCAACATGAGATCTGGCCCAAGGCATTCTCGACCATTGCCGCCCAAAAGGATGCTTGCTGCAAGACGGGGTCCGAGCACGCAGAGGTGACGCTCACGCTCCGCTGTCattgcgccgccgcgggcctCGTTCTCTTCGCGCCCTCATTCTCGCCGGCGAACGCTCGCCTATTCCGCGCGCCAGTCACGCCACGGAAcacgcgcgcaaggcgcgaGGCGTGTGGAGATGGACGCCAACCAGATCGAGCAGATCTCGCCGCGGCCCATCCGCCCACCCCTCGTCGGCCCGTGAACCAACAGCCTCGAGAATGCGGTGCCATTGATCGTCGAGATTGAACAGATCGGTACGTACCCATTGTTGCTCGCGATTAAAAGCACAGGTTGGGTCAAACTGTGATCAAGTCTTGCTTGCGGAGAAGAGTAGACACCAAAGACGTGGCGCCAGGAGGGGTCGAGGTGAGCGAGCGTGAGCTGAGTGAGCGAGGGTGTTGGTTGTGGGGCACTGGCGACTGCGGGCTGCAGGCACGGTGTGTCGAGTGCGTAGAGGGCGAGGGGCCGGAgtgtcgaggtcggtggCTCTGACGGTCTGTGTGTCGGTCGGGTGCCGAGCTGGTACTGATAGAGTCTACTGACAAGTGGTTGCGAAGGAGAGGAACAAGACGACATGCATCCGTCACAACAACTGCATGTAAAAAGGCGGTGTTGTCATGGGCTACCAAGCTGGCTTGCCGCTCACGCTACCTGACCCGGCGGCCTGACCCTAGACGACAAGTTTTTACGAGGGGACGCACTACAACTGGCAATAAATGGGGTCTGACCCTCGTCAAATGGCCCTTTTGGCCGCCAAAAGGTCGagaccacctcgtccttAGCCGCCACCcggcccgccccgccccgcgccgtcggccgccaCCCAAATCGTCGTGCACTGTAAGCACCCATGCCGCAAGCCTGGACCTTGCCCGCAAGCAGTGCCGACTACAGCATGCATGAAGGCGGAGAGATCGAACGAGCAGTTAGCGCTCGCGAGCACCGTCACGCTGTCTCTGCGAGCGTCGAATgcttggctgctgctgctgctgttgcctgCGTCGAGGCGCACGCACGAGGCACTGGGCGTTGAACTTTGTGCGGTTTGCGTGACCCCCGTGCGGTCGCCCGACCCCAGAGCCCACGAAGGTCGCCGTCACGGACCCCAGGTTGCAGGGATCGCACAGTCGCCATGTGGTTGGGTGGATCGTCGAGGCTCCCAACGCCAGTGGCCACATGCACCCGGCAGAGACTGgggccacgaccacgacgacgctaAGCAGGCCCGGTGCCGCCGAGATGatgctcgtcgctgcgttGCATTGCAACAGGATGGTCTGCTGTAGAGAGCGACCTCGTACAGTGGGAATGCCGCAAAACCCGCACAACGGCAGGAACGGGCACCAGCTACGTCAGCCCTAGCCAGGCAAGTCTGCGGCAACAGGCGGCAGTGGTGTGAGACCACTGCGGCGATAGTGAGCCCCGGACCTAAACCACGGCATGCTGGATGCTTGGAAGTCTCTCTCTCTGGTCGTCGACAAGATGGTGCTCTGAGACGACTTCCCCTCGCAGTACATAAGTGCACGCCGAAACGCAAGGGCGCAAgtgacggcgtcggtgtTGAGTTGGTCGTTGTGGTCTCTGCATGCTTTCAACGACTTACCAGGCTCACGTCGTTCGTTCCAGATAAAAAAAGCGCCCTACTAGGGCTCGGAGTAACCCCATTATTATCCGCGTCGGTAGCAGTCGGCGCCCTTCGCTGACGTCTGTCAGTCTGCATGGGCGCCTGATGGGCCTCGTGCGACGGGACTATCAGAAAGTTCGAGCACGttgctctctctctctttcGGCCCCGACACTCGCTCCGAGCCGGCCAGCACatgacgcgccgcgccaagagCAAGCGGAGGGTCAAAGACCCcggtgcgccgcctcgtccgcaCTGGCCTCCGCTCACGCACCATACGTCAAGCCCCGAGCCCTCGCCGCAGCACATCTCCGAGCTCGCCACCGAGCTGGCCATCTTGGCAGACGCCGCGGGCTTGCCAAGGCCCGCGGGTCGTCTTCGGCTCTCCGACCCGGAGACCTtgggtgatgatgatgcagcgagcgagggtATTCAGGCATTGGGACTGTGACTGTACCCCTCAGTGCGAAGAGATCCGTCACTTACCCTGTATTCTTTCCAGAGTCCTCGGCTTATTCCTCGGCTCGCACCACCAAAACGTGGCGGACGCACGCTGTGGCGGCCTGCCAAGGGCACGGACGTCGACAGCAGTCCGCAACAGCAAGGTTCAGTCCGGCACACATTCATCCGCCGTCTGCACCAGGATGACATGCACGCGCAGCACACAAtcgccggcaccgaggcggccagtcgccgccgcctcggcaacggAGGCGCACGCAACGTATGCTGCGGCTGTTTCTGCTGCCCGCCTGCCGGCGCCACCCAGCCCCTCCATGCGCCGCCATGCGCCGAGGTGCGAGCAAACCTATTGTACGCCTTGTGGGGCGGCGCATTAACGCCGCACGCTGCGGCACGAGCAATGACCTACGTCAGATTCCAGTGGTTTTGAGGCTGCGCCACCGATAGCTgtgtggcgccgagggcactGATACATCAACTCGCATAGACGTTACCCGCTACACGTCGCGTTATTGTTCACGGAAGAGCTGGCGGTGGCCACCGAACCATGTCTGTGCCGTCGCGTAGGGCATGCAAATCCGCTCGTGTGATCACACCCATGCCCGATACGCACCGCCGCAAGGAGACAAGTAAATCATGTTCAGCCCCGGGTCGGGGCGCCGAAACAAAACTCGTTCACGCCAAAGAGTTTCAGGCTAGATCTCACCCAGCTCTTCCTATTCAGTTCGGACCGATCGCGCATCTGTTCCTGCAACAAGCGTGCATTCTCTCCTAACATGGGTAATTCATCGAGACTCGTCGTAACGGGGTCATGAATTTGAACCGTCTAATTTCAAAACTGATGGGTACAATGTCCATGTCTCGCAAGGGGGCGGGGAGCGTGAATGGCGCCACACGTCTGCGCACACACAATGGGGGTATCGGTCGTTTGTGCCGCAAGAGGCTGGGCTTTTcaggccgaggtcgggtGCATtagtcgcggcggcggcgatctcTGGGGCTTGGAGAACGCTCTCCGCGACGGTAAtgctcgtggtcgtggtcacGGCGGGGCCATCCGGATGCAGGGTGAGGGCGCATCGTGTATTGAGGGTCGAAAGGAGGCGCTGCATGGTGCGGCGGATAGCCAGGCGGGGGTTGAGGGCCATGGGCctgcggcggaggcggggccGGACCATGCTGAGGTGGGTAGTGTGCAGCTGGGTGGAGAGGGGCCGACAGAGGCGCGGGAGCATACACGGGGGTCGAGGGTCCGGagcgttggtggtggtgctgctctCCCCAGCCACCAACTGAGGGGCGACGTTCGCTgtcgcggcgctcctggcccgccgagcggggcggaCGGGGGTACGGATGATGCCTCTCGGTACGGGGCTCACCACGTTCATCGTATGGGACAGGCTCACGATGGCCACGGGCCTCGGCACGACGCTCGCGTGAGTCGTATGCGGTAGGCTGCTCGCGCGGGTcatacggcggcggcgggtggtaATAGTGGGCCGGAGGCGCCGAGAGCGGTGCTTCGGGAGGACCCCGGGGCATGGGTTCGCCGGCAGGAGGTTGTGCTCCTGGTGCCCAGGGCCACGCCTCACCACCGTGTGCGGGAGCCGAGTACGGTCCAGGTACCATCTGGGGATACTCGCGATGAGAGTACTGGGGCGCGGAGCTGGAGCTCCACGTTTCGCGGCGTTCACGATACGTCTCATCTGGTCCAGCGTTtgcccgcgcggcggagcTGGAGGACgtggccgacctcgccgtcttgCCTGGGGCCGGGCCGCGTTTCTTTTGCGTGGAAGTGAACACGCATTCACGGTTGGCCTCACTACAGCGAGTGCAAGTGCCTGGGATGAGGGCGCTGGGATCGGGATTGCACCGGACCTTTCGTGCGCGGCACGAGTCACAGGCTTTGGTTGTACGCGAAATCGGCGTTCGCATGCCATCCCCAGGGAACGGAACCATCTCGGGATGGTAGGGGAGCTGACCGGGGTGACCGGGGTGACCGGGGTGACCACGGTGGGCCTGGTGCTTCGAAGTGGATGGGCGGATGGGGCCGGGAGTGTAGCCGGGCGCGCCTTGGCCAGGGTGATACGAGTGACGCCTATCGATGTCGAGCTGGTACGCTGGAGGGTACCCACGGGGGTCGTGCATGTACGCGGGGGGATAGTGCTGGTGATCGATCGAGGTGCGATGGTGCTGAGGGGGCAagtgctggtgctggttCTGGGGCGGGTGCGCATGGGGGTGCTGGtgatgctgatgctgctggtgctgctgctgatgctgctgatgctgctggtgctgc
Encoded here:
- the RGT1_0 gene encoding Glucose transport transcription regulator RGT1, which encodes MTPTSATVQQHQQHQQHQQQHQQHQHHQHPHAHPPQNQHQHLPPQHHRTSIDHQHYPPAYMHDPPYQLDIDRRHSYHPGQGAPGYTPGPIRPSTSKHQAHRGHPGHPGHPGQLPYHPEMVPFPGDGMRTPISRTTKACDSCRARKVRCNPDPSALIPGTCTRCSEANRECVFTSTQKKRGPAPGKTARSATSSSSAARANAGPDETYRERRETWSSSSAPQYSHREYPQMVPGPYSAPAHGGEAWPWAPGAQPPAGEPMPRGPPEAPLSAPPAHYYHPPPPYDPREQPTAYDSRERRAEARGHREPVPYDERGEPRTERHHPYPRPPRSAGQERRDSERRPSVGGWGEQHHHQRSGPSTPVYAPAPLSAPLHPAAHYPPQHGPAPPPPQAHGPQPPPGYPPHHAAPPFDPQYTMRPHPASGWPRRDHDHEHYRRGERSPSPRDRRRRD